The following coding sequences lie in one Capsicum annuum cultivar UCD-10X-F1 chromosome 5, UCD10Xv1.1, whole genome shotgun sequence genomic window:
- the LOC107870175 gene encoding alkane hydroxylase MAH1, with translation MALIELGYIEIFLALFCFLLFYYFRDKNYPLNLPIFGMVPDSLYHIQQIHERCTMTMRASGGTFLFKGLWFANMDTLTTVDPANIHYIMSANFMNFPKGPKFKEIFDVLGNGIFNADMDMWKVQRKMTRALITHHEFYKFLVKTSRGKVEKGLIPVLDHVCNKGCVVDLQDLFQRFTFDTTCILVTGYDPGCVSIDFPDVPFSKAMDDAEEVILFRHALPEIVWKLQRWLRIGEEKKMISARETLDYTIDKYISKKRKDLKEGGDLKESEEGFDLLTFYLKEEENLGVKCDDNFLRDNILNLMIAGRDTTSSALTWFIWLVSTNPQVEKKIRDEIKSVIPNEEARKFRLFNVQELNKLVYLHGALCDSLRLYPPVPFQHKEPLENDTLPSGHKVHPKLKIMFPLYAMGRMESIWGEDCLEFKPERWISERGTIKHEPSYKFMSFNAGPRTCLGKEVAFTQMKAVAAAIIHNYHVELVKGRPVQPNASIILYMRHGFKVRINRRSN, from the coding sequence atggCACTAATAGAATTAGGCTACATTGAGATTTTCCTAGCTTTGTTTTGTTTTCTCTTGTTTTATTACTTTAGAGATAAAAATTATCCACTAAATTTGCCAATATTTGGTATGGTACCAGATTCACTTTACCACATACAACAAATTCATGAAAGGTGTACTATGACAATGAGGGCCTCAGGGGGGACATTTTTATTCAAAGGTCTATGGTTTGCAAATATGGACACATTAACTACTGTTGATCCAGCCAATATTCACTACATCATGAGTgcaaatttcatgaattttcctAAAGGTCCTAAATTCAAAGAGATATTTGATGTTTTAGGTAACGGTATTTTCAACGCGGACATGGATATGTGGAAGGTTCAGAGGAAGATGACGCGTGCTCTAATCACTCATCACGAGTTCTACAAGTTCTTAGTCAAGACTAGTCGCGGTAAGGTTGAGAAAGGGCTAATTCCAGTTCTTGATCATGTTTGCAACAAGGGTTGTGTAGTGGATTTGCAGGATTTGTTCCAAAGGTTCACTTTTGATACTACTTGTATATTAGTCACCGGATATGATCCTGGATGTGTATCGATAGATTTCCCTGATGTTCCCTTCTCGAAAGCAATGGATGATGCTGAAGAAGTCATTCTTTTTCGTCATGCACTGCCCGAAATTGTTTGGAAGTTGCAAAGGTGGCTTAGaattggagaagaaaagaagATGATTAGTGCTCGTGAGACATTGGACTATACTATAGACAAGTACATTTCCAAGAAGCGCAAAGATTTGAAGGAAGGAGGCGATTTGAAAGAAAGTGAAGAGGGATTTGATCTTTTGACATTTTACCTCAAGGAAGAAGAGAATTTGGGAGTTAAATGTGATGACAACTTCTTGAGGGACAATATATTGAATCTTATGATAGCAGGGCGCGACACGACTAGCTCTGCTCTCACATGGTTCATTTGGCTTGTGTCAACAAATCCACAAGTGGAAAAAAAGATTAGGGATGAAATCAAGTCTGTTATCCCTAATGAAGAAGCCAGAAAGTTTAGGCTTTTCAATGTCCAAGAATTGAACAAACTAGTGTACTTACATGGTGCATTGTGTGATTCACTAAGGCTATATCCACCTGTGCCATTCCAACACAAGGAGCCTCTTGAAAATGACACACTTCCAAGTGGTCATAAAGTTCATCCAAAGTTAAAGATTATGTTTCCGTTGTACGCGATGGGGAGAATGGAGTCGATTTGGGGGGAAGATTGTTTGGAATTTAAGCCAGAGAGATGGATTTCTGAACGAGGGACGATTAAACATGAGCCATCATACAAGTTCATGTCTTTTAATGCTGGACCAAGAACTTGTCTTGGTAAAGAAGTGGCTTTCACTCAAATGAAGGCTGTGGCTGCTGCTATTATTCACAATTATCATGTTGAACTTGTTAAAGGGCGCCCTGTTCAGCCAAATGCCTCTATTATTCTCTACATGAGACATGGTTTTAAAGTTAGGATAAATAGGAGGTCGAATTAA